One Nostoc sp. UHCC 0302 DNA window includes the following coding sequences:
- a CDS encoding P pilus assembly/Cpx signaling pathway, periplasmic inhibitor/zinc-resistance associated protein — MWLLEISSYDGDIQTGKITTSQMKLKALSLVAGAIALTLTATPFTVQAQPTSSTLQVAQVPKKGAWQELGLTEAQKTQIRQIRQSFRGQFEVILTPEQKAKLDAAKQARQARREARQQAGQQPGQQAGQYRRRAKPFADLNLTEQQKAQMRQLRESEKQQIQAILTPEQKAKLQQFRENARSRRQQSNQ; from the coding sequence ATGTGGTTACTAGAGATAAGTTCCTATGATGGTGACATCCAAACAGGAAAAATCACCACATCACAAATGAAACTCAAAGCATTATCATTAGTAGCTGGAGCAATTGCCCTAACTTTAACAGCAACTCCCTTTACAGTTCAAGCGCAACCCACCTCTTCAACTCTGCAAGTGGCGCAAGTCCCGAAAAAAGGTGCTTGGCAAGAGTTGGGACTAACAGAAGCACAAAAAACCCAAATTCGGCAAATTCGTCAGAGTTTTCGCGGTCAATTTGAAGTGATTTTAACCCCAGAACAAAAAGCGAAATTGGACGCTGCAAAACAAGCGCGTCAAGCACGGCGGGAAGCTAGACAGCAAGCAGGTCAGCAACCAGGCCAGCAAGCGGGTCAATATCGCCGTAGAGCAAAGCCATTTGCTGACTTGAATTTGACAGAGCAACAAAAAGCTCAAATGCGACAACTTAGAGAGTCGGAGAAACAACAAATTCAAGCCATCTTAACTCCTGAACAAAAGGCAAAACTCCAACAGTTCAGAGAAAATGCTCGTTCACGCCGTCAACAATCTAATCAATAG
- a CDS encoding sensor histidine kinase, giving the protein MSRRPILINNHPFPSLLYLEWILLAITAFTAFLPAPLPRLRLKPSDLSICTLFTNLSICTIFPDLSIYSLTLFALMGLRLPTNNHRNKIIYTAIEFILILITGLFGGRFARLFPFLYIILVTRSCLIFQLPGRLFVTILSFILSLFTTQLKYQLFNFQASPQAQERFRFFSLNWSLVFGLSLVFVLLMMNAVLSERQSREKLAIANEKLRQYAMQIENQATLEERNRIAREIHDSLGHSLTALNLQLETALKLWQSNPTKAQTFLARAKELGSKALKDVRQSVSTMRSNPLQEQSLEHAIAILSEDFHRSNGILLICQINLENPLPPEISTSIYRIIQESLTNISKHANATEVKLTLMSMRRSLKLIIQDNGRGFDLNQNTTGFGLQSMRDRTLALAGEFMINSNPGSGCQITVDIPLTRLKR; this is encoded by the coding sequence ATGAGTCGTCGTCCGATTCTAATTAACAATCATCCCTTTCCATCTCTGCTGTATTTAGAGTGGATATTATTGGCAATCACTGCATTTACAGCATTTCTACCAGCTCCGTTGCCGCGATTACGTCTCAAGCCTTCAGACCTATCAATTTGTACTCTATTTACAAACTTATCAATTTGCACTATATTTCCTGACCTTTCAATTTATAGTCTAACTCTTTTTGCTTTAATGGGGTTAAGATTACCTACTAATAATCATAGAAATAAAATAATTTACACAGCAATTGAATTTATATTAATTTTAATAACTGGACTTTTTGGCGGAAGATTTGCTCGCCTGTTTCCTTTTCTTTACATAATTCTAGTTACTCGCAGTTGTCTGATTTTTCAATTGCCTGGGCGTTTGTTTGTTACGATATTATCATTTATATTATCTTTGTTTACTACACAACTGAAATATCAGTTATTCAACTTTCAAGCATCCCCCCAGGCACAAGAACGTTTTAGATTTTTTAGTTTGAACTGGTCACTGGTATTTGGCTTAAGTTTGGTTTTTGTGTTGTTGATGATGAATGCAGTATTATCTGAACGACAGAGCCGAGAGAAGCTAGCTATTGCTAATGAAAAACTCCGTCAATATGCCATGCAAATTGAAAATCAAGCTACTTTGGAAGAACGTAACCGTATTGCTCGTGAAATCCATGATTCATTAGGACATTCTCTAACTGCTTTAAATCTGCAATTAGAAACTGCTTTAAAACTATGGCAATCTAATCCAACTAAGGCTCAAACATTTTTAGCAAGAGCAAAAGAACTAGGTTCTAAGGCGCTGAAAGATGTTCGCCAATCTGTTTCTACTATGCGTTCTAATCCTTTACAAGAGCAATCTTTAGAACACGCGATCGCAATTCTTTCAGAAGATTTTCACCGCTCAAATGGTATATTACTAATTTGCCAAATTAATCTTGAAAATCCCCTACCACCTGAAATTAGTACCTCTATATACCGCATTATTCAAGAATCGTTGACAAATATATCTAAACACGCAAATGCAACAGAAGTTAAACTGACACTCATGAGCATGAGAAGAAGTTTAAAATTGATAATTCAAGATAATGGCAGAGGTTTTGATTTAAACCAAAATACTACTGGTTTCGGACTTCAAAGTATGCGCGATCGCACTTTAGCATTAGCAGGTGAGTTTATGATTAATAGCAATCCTGGTTCTGGTTGCCAAATTACAGTTGATATTCCCTTGACGAGGTTAAAACGATGA
- a CDS encoding peroxiredoxin, with product MISRRTFLNILFASCFAVISWLNFTHTADALGGKLPAINQPAPEFTLLTNTGDGKISLSDLRGKWVVLYFYPKDFTAGCTIEARRFQQDLPKYLEKNTEIIGVSADDVDSHAKFCDSEGLKFPLLADADGSVSKAYGSWIGFVSMRHSFLIDPQGILRETFVKVNPTIHSSEVLARLEKLQSAAS from the coding sequence ATGATTTCGCGCCGCACTTTTTTAAACATATTATTTGCTAGCTGTTTTGCTGTCATCAGTTGGTTGAACTTTACTCATACTGCTGATGCTCTTGGCGGTAAACTTCCTGCAATCAATCAACCTGCGCCAGAGTTTACTTTGCTAACTAACACAGGTGATGGCAAAATTTCTCTCTCTGACTTACGTGGAAAGTGGGTAGTGCTTTACTTTTACCCCAAAGACTTCACAGCTGGTTGCACTATAGAAGCTCGCCGTTTTCAGCAAGACTTACCTAAATACCTAGAAAAAAATACTGAGATTATTGGTGTCAGTGCTGATGATGTTGATTCCCACGCCAAGTTTTGCGATTCAGAAGGGCTGAAATTCCCCCTGTTAGCTGATGCTGATGGCTCTGTGAGTAAAGCTTACGGTTCTTGGATTGGCTTTGTATCTATGCGCCACAGTTTTCTCATCGATCCTCAAGGCATCTTGCGCGAGACTTTTGTCAAAGTCAACCCCACAATTCATAGTTCAGAAGTACTGGCGAGATTAGAAAAATTGCAATCCGCTGCTTCTTAG
- a CDS encoding tetratricopeptide repeat protein, whose protein sequence is MKFYYPLVPALIGVSITLVQPQKALALSEAEIAKVAKAITVEIDNQNGSGTGIIIKREGKNYTVLTAKHVIEAQAKYEIVTPEGAHYSLNYSTVKKLRDVDLAVVQFTSNQNYPVAKIGNSDESTEGTTAYVAGFPRVTAAISKSIYNFTDGRITANAASKPLRDGYALIYSNNTLAGMSGGPVLNDKGELIGVHGRADEVDIDRKSGFNLGIPINTFLRLSLQAGVDVGIRPPATPVATAPKADDFYIQAQDKLNKGNYPGAIADFNQAIKLNPQYAQAYLGRGITQARQKNYQEALADYNQAIRLNLKNPEAPLAYIFRAEVRDKTQDLQGALADYNQAIRLNPKLPFAYGYRGIVRKRLGDLQGALSDANEYIRLDSTTTAAYVFRGNIRAQLGDNLGAITDFNQALRLNPKNAEAYFERGNSRGTLKDWKQAITDFTQALQINPNYAEAYYLRGSVRYELGDKRGGVSDWERAADLFLQQGKTEFYQQTLNLIKQFPQ, encoded by the coding sequence ATGAAATTTTATTACCCACTTGTACCTGCATTAATTGGTGTATCAATTACCCTCGTTCAACCCCAAAAGGCTTTAGCGCTTTCAGAAGCAGAAATCGCTAAAGTTGCCAAAGCTATTACTGTAGAAATTGATAATCAAAATGGTTCCGGTACTGGAATCATTATTAAACGAGAGGGTAAGAACTACACTGTCCTTACTGCTAAACACGTTATAGAAGCTCAAGCTAAATACGAAATAGTCACTCCAGAAGGAGCGCACTACTCGCTTAACTACAGCACTGTCAAAAAGCTAAGAGACGTCGATTTAGCTGTTGTACAGTTTACCAGCAACCAAAATTATCCTGTTGCTAAAATCGGCAATTCAGATGAATCAACTGAAGGAACAACCGCTTATGTAGCTGGTTTTCCACGTGTAACCGCAGCAATTTCTAAATCAATATACAATTTCACTGATGGGCGGATTACTGCTAATGCCGCCTCTAAACCCTTACGAGATGGTTACGCCTTAATTTACAGCAATAATACCTTAGCAGGGATGAGCGGCGGCCCAGTATTAAATGACAAAGGTGAACTCATAGGAGTTCATGGCAGAGCAGATGAAGTAGACATAGATAGAAAATCCGGTTTTAATTTGGGTATTCCCATTAATACCTTTTTGAGACTCTCACTTCAAGCTGGAGTAGACGTAGGCATTCGTCCTCCCGCCACACCTGTAGCTACAGCACCGAAAGCTGACGACTTCTATATTCAGGCTCAGGATAAGTTGAACAAAGGAAACTATCCAGGAGCGATCGCGGATTTTAATCAAGCGATTAAGCTCAATCCTCAATATGCCCAAGCCTATTTAGGTCGAGGAATTACGCAGGCTCGTCAGAAAAACTACCAAGAAGCGCTGGCAGATTACAACCAAGCAATTCGCCTCAATCTCAAAAATCCTGAAGCTCCCTTGGCATATATATTTAGGGCTGAAGTCCGCGACAAAACGCAAGACTTGCAGGGAGCGCTAGCAGATTACAATCAAGCAATTCGCCTCAATCCCAAACTTCCATTTGCTTACGGATATCGAGGAATTGTCCGCAAAAGACTCGGAGACTTGCAAGGAGCGCTTTCAGATGCTAACGAATACATTCGCTTAGATTCTACAACCACAGCAGCCTATGTGTTCCGGGGGAATATCCGCGCCCAATTGGGGGACAACCTTGGGGCAATTACTGATTTCAACCAAGCCCTGCGGCTTAATCCCAAGAATGCCGAAGCTTACTTTGAACGGGGTAATTCTCGTGGGACATTAAAAGACTGGAAACAGGCAATTACTGATTTCACTCAAGCCTTACAAATTAATCCAAACTATGCCGAAGCCTACTATTTAAGGGGTTCTGTTCGCTATGAGTTGGGAGACAAGCGGGGGGGAGTTTCAGACTGGGAGCGAGCCGCTGATCTCTTTTTACAACAAGGAAAAACAGAGTTTTATCAACAAACGCTGAATCTCATCAAACAATTTCCGCAGTAG
- a CDS encoding regulatory protein SipA: protein MSKEFAIGSKVRVVALPSYVKTADPMPMLRPPDVIHIGEEGIVLDRRPGGYWGIRFSKGAFLLDSQYIESTDAPTESHTELD, encoded by the coding sequence ATGTCCAAAGAATTTGCTATTGGTAGTAAAGTCCGTGTTGTGGCACTACCATCCTACGTGAAAACAGCAGACCCTATGCCCATGCTGCGCCCACCCGATGTTATTCACATTGGCGAAGAAGGAATAGTCCTTGACCGCCGTCCCGGTGGTTATTGGGGTATCCGTTTTTCTAAGGGAGCGTTCCTTTTAGATAGCCAATACATCGAAAGTACAGACGCTCCTACGGAATCTCATACAGAATTAGATTAG